One Actinoplanes missouriensis 431 DNA segment encodes these proteins:
- a CDS encoding DUF3566 domain-containing protein, protein MPETQAKSGGPGSSATPDDAAKKDAAAPNGRESTGRAAVPADAQSPPKFTRAPGMPPPPGEPAGDGKAAGGPSVVKGSAAVPVVTKGKGAAPAASRPATAAPGQGQGQTGPQQRPSGTAAPAAPGAAKQRSGPPAAGSAAVGAARVSEAVRSARSTVSSAAARGPRRARLNLKRIDPWSVMKFAFAVSIVLFIVVVVATSVLYLALDTMGVWSSVNTSLKDLVTASGGTESSSGGSFRITAWGVIGTSMLIGAVNVVLFTALATLSAFIYNVCADLVGGIELTLAERD, encoded by the coding sequence ATGCCGGAGACACAGGCGAAGTCGGGGGGCCCGGGGAGCTCAGCGACTCCGGACGATGCGGCGAAAAAGGACGCAGCCGCACCGAACGGGCGTGAGAGCACAGGGCGCGCCGCTGTCCCCGCCGATGCCCAGTCCCCGCCGAAATTCACCCGGGCGCCCGGCATGCCGCCGCCGCCCGGTGAGCCGGCCGGAGACGGGAAAGCGGCGGGCGGCCCCTCCGTGGTGAAGGGCTCCGCCGCCGTGCCGGTCGTCACCAAGGGCAAGGGCGCCGCACCGGCCGCCAGCCGGCCCGCGACCGCCGCACCGGGCCAGGGGCAGGGCCAGACCGGCCCGCAGCAGCGCCCGTCCGGGACTGCCGCACCGGCCGCGCCCGGCGCTGCCAAACAGCGCTCCGGTCCGCCGGCCGCGGGGTCGGCAGCCGTCGGCGCCGCCCGTGTCTCCGAGGCGGTTCGCTCCGCGCGTTCCACGGTCTCCTCGGCCGCCGCGCGTGGCCCCCGCCGGGCCCGCCTGAACCTCAAGCGGATCGACCCGTGGTCCGTGATGAAGTTCGCATTCGCGGTCTCCATCGTGCTGTTCATCGTGGTCGTGGTGGCGACGTCGGTGCTCTACCTCGCCCTCGACACGATGGGCGTGTGGAGCTCGGTCAACACCAGCCTCAAGGACCTGGTGACCGCCAGCGGTGGCACGGAGAGCAGCTCCGGCGGCTCGTTCCGGATCACCGCCTGGGGCGTGATCGGCACGTCGATGCTGATCGGGGCGGTCAACGTCGTCCTGTTCACCGCGCTCGCCACCCTGAGCGCGTTCATCTACAACGTCTGCGCCGACCTCGTCGGCGGCATCGAGCTGACGCTCGCCGAACGGGACTGA
- a CDS encoding DsbA family oxidoreductase — protein sequence MDIQVWSDVICPWCYIGKRRLEKAVHAFDGSVTVTYRAYQLDPSPVPEPLPIKQVMAGKFGGWQRAEEMFAHVTAIAAGEGLTLDFDRAIAANTFTAHRLIAWAATRERQADMLDALQAAHFTHGVDIGSADALAAVAGSIGLDEGAARDYLMTDAGSAAVQVDLTEARELGITSVPSFVIDGKYAVQGAQETPTLLAAFEEITRREAADAAA from the coding sequence GTGGACATCCAGGTCTGGTCCGATGTGATCTGCCCGTGGTGCTACATCGGCAAGCGCCGGCTCGAGAAGGCCGTGCACGCGTTCGACGGCAGTGTCACGGTGACCTATCGCGCCTACCAGCTGGACCCGAGCCCGGTGCCGGAGCCGCTGCCGATCAAGCAGGTGATGGCCGGCAAGTTCGGTGGGTGGCAGCGCGCGGAGGAGATGTTCGCGCACGTCACCGCGATCGCCGCCGGCGAGGGTCTGACCCTGGACTTCGATCGGGCGATCGCCGCCAACACGTTCACCGCGCATCGGCTGATCGCGTGGGCGGCGACCCGGGAGCGGCAGGCCGACATGCTCGACGCCCTTCAGGCCGCTCACTTCACCCACGGCGTCGACATCGGCTCGGCGGACGCGCTCGCCGCGGTGGCCGGCTCGATCGGCCTGGACGAGGGCGCGGCGCGGGACTACCTGATGACCGATGCCGGCAGCGCCGCGGTGCAGGTCGATCTGACCGAGGCGCGGGAGCTCGGCATCACGAGCGTCCCCTCGTTCGTCATCGACGGGAAGTACGCGGTGCAGGGCGCACAGGAGACGCCGACGCTGCTCGCCGCGTTCGAGGAGATCACCCGACGCGAGGCGGCCGACGCCGCAGCATGA
- a CDS encoding SufE family protein produces the protein MTDMPPKLAEIVDEFASAPRDVVLEMLLEFADAVPPLPAELAGHEGMEQVPECQTQFFLQATVQADGSVVTHFDCPPEAPTTRAFAGILAEGLAGATADEVLAVPDDLYARMGLAQAISPLRIRGGTAILARLKRQVAASSAEG, from the coding sequence GTGACTGACATGCCACCGAAGCTTGCCGAAATCGTCGACGAGTTCGCCTCCGCTCCCCGGGACGTGGTCCTGGAGATGTTGCTGGAGTTCGCGGACGCGGTCCCGCCGCTGCCCGCCGAGCTTGCCGGTCACGAGGGCATGGAACAGGTGCCGGAGTGCCAGACGCAGTTCTTCCTCCAGGCGACCGTGCAGGCCGACGGTTCGGTGGTGACCCACTTCGACTGCCCGCCGGAGGCGCCGACCACGCGCGCCTTCGCCGGCATCCTCGCCGAGGGCCTCGCCGGGGCGACCGCTGACGAGGTTCTGGCCGTACCCGATGATCTTTATGCTCGGATGGGGCTGGCTCAGGCGATCAGCCCGCTGCGGATCCGGGGTGGCACGGCGATCCTGGCGCGGCTCAAGCGTCAGGTGGCCGCTTCTTCCGCGGAGGGGTGA
- a CDS encoding CBS domain-containing protein gives MTRQVVYLPEDTPLDEAAQAMRDQGIGDVVVTHGPTMAGIVTDRDIVVRAIAEHLPPATTRLGDIATRELIMIEQSATVEEAVQAMRNRGVRRLLVCDADRKVVGILSLSDVALLPTSAAA, from the coding sequence ATGACACGGCAGGTGGTCTACCTGCCCGAGGACACCCCCCTCGACGAGGCCGCGCAGGCGATGCGCGACCAGGGGATCGGCGACGTCGTGGTGACCCACGGCCCGACCATGGCCGGGATCGTGACCGACCGCGACATCGTGGTCCGGGCGATAGCCGAGCACCTGCCGCCGGCCACCACCCGGCTCGGCGACATCGCCACCCGGGAACTCATCATGATCGAGCAGAGCGCCACTGTGGAGGAGGCGGTGCAGGCCATGCGCAACCGGGGCGTGCGCCGGCTGCTGGTCTGTGACGCGGACCGCAAGGTGGTGGGCATCCTCAGCCTGAGTGACGTGGCACTCCTGCCCACGTCGGCCGCGGCCTGA
- a CDS encoding YbaK/EbsC family protein, giving the protein MGSLQTESAQSRLDLLAPPVAKALEVWPVEAPIDADQVLVAPIDPTLADTAAFCEAYGVGLPESANCVIVAGRRGDVTRYAACVVLATTRADVNGVVRKYLDVRKASFAPMDEAVSLTGMEYGGITPIGLPASWPILVDSRVIATPHVIIGSGVRHSKIAIAGPALGALPGAEVIDGLAREVG; this is encoded by the coding sequence ATGGGAAGTTTGCAGACCGAATCCGCACAGTCCCGCCTCGACCTGCTCGCCCCTCCGGTCGCGAAGGCCCTGGAGGTCTGGCCGGTGGAGGCACCGATCGACGCCGATCAGGTGCTGGTCGCCCCGATCGACCCGACGCTGGCGGACACGGCCGCCTTCTGCGAGGCGTACGGCGTAGGGCTGCCCGAGTCCGCGAACTGCGTGATCGTCGCCGGTCGTCGTGGCGACGTCACCCGCTACGCCGCCTGCGTCGTCCTCGCCACCACCCGCGCTGACGTGAACGGTGTCGTGCGCAAGTACCTCGACGTCCGGAAGGCGAGCTTCGCGCCGATGGACGAGGCGGTGTCGCTGACCGGCATGGAGTACGGCGGTATCACGCCGATCGGCCTCCCGGCGTCCTGGCCGATCCTGGTCGACTCCCGGGTGATCGCCACCCCGCACGTGATCATCGGTTCCGGTGTGCGGCACAGCAAGATCGCGATCGCCGGCCCGGCTCTCGGCGCCCTGCCCGGCGCCGAGGTCATCGATGGCCTGGCCCGCGAGGTCGGGTGA
- a CDS encoding DUF6461 domain-containing protein, whose product MKRRSALLLLTLTGLAGCADAEAVVPDAGASAMPSADLRWPLREPDLAAGFCFTLVQGFTPKQVIDRLGGKELERVKWAQLVGPGDGEAGAARRYFVGLTRFDDWTLIAEDAGDLGVTEEIVRPLSEGRRVLAYRSDATGRGRLLVIEDGEVLLDFDSGTPERWGGSQPGDFVPAMRTAGLLGGTDVTEPTGPALSFLADRTGVTLTREQLNERTYLLVTVPK is encoded by the coding sequence GTGAAACGCCGCTCAGCCCTCCTGCTGCTCACCCTCACCGGCCTGGCCGGCTGCGCCGACGCGGAAGCGGTCGTGCCCGACGCCGGCGCCTCGGCGATGCCGTCCGCCGATCTCCGCTGGCCGCTTCGGGAGCCCGACCTGGCTGCCGGTTTCTGCTTCACGCTGGTCCAGGGCTTCACGCCGAAACAGGTGATCGACCGGCTCGGCGGCAAGGAACTGGAACGGGTCAAGTGGGCGCAGCTCGTCGGGCCCGGTGACGGCGAGGCCGGCGCCGCGCGGCGCTACTTCGTCGGGCTGACCCGGTTCGACGACTGGACGCTCATCGCGGAGGACGCCGGTGACCTCGGCGTCACCGAGGAGATCGTGCGCCCGCTCTCGGAGGGCCGCCGCGTGCTGGCCTACCGCAGCGACGCCACCGGGCGGGGACGCCTGCTGGTGATCGAGGACGGGGAGGTGCTCCTCGACTTCGACTCCGGAACCCCGGAACGCTGGGGCGGCAGCCAGCCGGGCGACTTCGTGCCGGCCATGCGGACGGCAGGCCTTCTCGGGGGTACGGACGTGACGGAACCCACGGGACCCGCGTTGTCGTTCCTGGCTGACCGAACGGGCGTCACGTTGACTCGGGAACAGCTCAACGAGCGTACATATCTGCTGGTCACCGTCCCTAAGTAG
- a CDS encoding DUF721 domain-containing protein, which produces MDNSAGPSTAVPGGEGQPGTVRDGEGQPGTVPDGEALAGPELARAVLDAALARRREAASKPRKRRTGGGERRLRGYSGPGPDPRDPQLFGDMLERLMKARGWEKPKAEATVFGSWEKVVGPDIASHSRPVKLENGVLTVEAESTAWATQLRMLAARLLRQIAGEVGNNVVTKLNIHGPAAPSWSRGPRRVQGRGPRDTYG; this is translated from the coding sequence GTGGACAACTCAGCGGGCCCGTCCACGGCGGTTCCGGGCGGCGAGGGGCAGCCCGGGACGGTTCGGGATGGGGAAGGGCAGCCCGGGACGGTTCCGGACGGGGAAGCGCTGGCCGGGCCGGAACTCGCCCGGGCTGTGCTGGACGCGGCGCTGGCGCGGCGGCGGGAAGCGGCGAGCAAGCCCCGCAAGCGCCGGACCGGCGGTGGCGAGCGGCGGCTGCGCGGCTATTCCGGGCCGGGACCCGACCCGCGCGACCCGCAGCTCTTCGGCGACATGCTGGAACGGCTGATGAAGGCCCGGGGCTGGGAGAAACCGAAGGCCGAGGCGACGGTCTTCGGCTCGTGGGAGAAGGTCGTCGGCCCGGACATCGCCTCGCACAGCCGTCCGGTGAAGCTGGAGAACGGCGTGCTCACCGTCGAGGCGGAGTCCACGGCCTGGGCCACCCAGCTGCGCATGCTCGCCGCGCGGCTGCTGCGCCAGATCGCCGGCGAGGTGGGCAACAACGTCGTCACGAAACTGAACATCCACGGTCCGGCGGCGCCCTCCTGGAGCCGCGGTCCGCGCCGGGTGCAGGGCCGGGGACCGCGCGACACCTACGGCTGA
- the recF gene encoding DNA replication/repair protein RecF (All proteins in this family for which functions are known are DNA-binding proteins that assist the filamentation of RecA onto DNA for the initiation of recombination or recombinational repair.), with amino-acid sequence MHVRRVELTDFRSYERVAVDLEPGVSVLVGQNGMGKTNLIEALGYVATLDSHRVATDAPLVRAGATSAVIRCAIVHDGRELLVELEIVPGKANRARLNRSPVRRPREVLGALRMVLFAPEDLELVRGDPSERRRYLDDLLVARQPRFAGVRADYDRVVKQRNALLRTAYLTRKVGGSRGQDLSTLAVWDQHLAHHGAELLAGRLELAAALGPHLTKAYDAVAAGRTSASIAYASRLGESLTADRPALQEALLASLEERRTAEIERGTTLVGPHRDDLSLNLGDLPAKGYASHGESWSFALALRLAAYDLLRSDGIEPVLVLDDVFAELDSGRRERLAALVSDAAQLLVTCAVAEDVPASLRGARYDVTIGAVDRAG; translated from the coding sequence ATGCACGTACGCCGGGTCGAGCTCACCGACTTCCGTTCCTACGAGCGGGTGGCCGTGGATCTCGAACCCGGCGTGTCCGTGCTGGTCGGCCAGAACGGCATGGGCAAGACCAACCTCATCGAGGCTCTCGGCTACGTGGCCACCCTGGACAGCCATCGGGTGGCCACCGACGCGCCCCTGGTCCGGGCCGGTGCGACCTCGGCCGTGATCCGGTGCGCGATCGTCCACGATGGACGTGAGCTCCTCGTCGAGCTGGAGATCGTCCCGGGCAAGGCCAACCGCGCCCGCCTCAACCGCTCACCGGTGCGCCGCCCGCGCGAGGTGCTCGGCGCGCTGCGCATGGTGCTGTTCGCCCCCGAGGACCTGGAGCTGGTCCGCGGTGACCCGTCCGAGCGCCGCCGTTACCTCGACGACCTGCTCGTCGCCCGCCAGCCCCGGTTCGCCGGGGTGCGCGCCGACTACGACCGGGTGGTGAAGCAGCGCAACGCCCTGCTGCGGACCGCGTACCTGACCCGCAAGGTCGGCGGTTCGCGCGGCCAGGACCTGTCCACGCTCGCCGTCTGGGACCAGCACCTGGCCCACCACGGCGCCGAGCTGCTGGCCGGTCGCCTGGAGCTGGCCGCTGCGCTGGGGCCGCACCTGACCAAGGCCTACGACGCGGTGGCGGCCGGGCGGACGTCGGCGTCGATCGCGTACGCGTCCCGGCTCGGCGAGTCACTCACCGCCGACCGGCCGGCGCTGCAGGAGGCGCTGCTGGCCTCGCTGGAGGAGCGCCGCACCGCGGAGATCGAGCGGGGCACCACCCTGGTCGGCCCGCACCGCGACGACCTGTCGCTGAACCTCGGCGACCTGCCGGCGAAGGGCTACGCGAGCCACGGGGAGTCGTGGTCGTTCGCGCTGGCGCTCCGGCTGGCCGCCTACGACCTGCTGCGATCGGATGGGATCGAGCCGGTGCTGGTCCTCGACGACGTCTTCGCCGAACTCGACTCGGGCCGCCGCGAACGCCTCGCCGCGCTCGTCTCCGACGCCGCGCAGCTGCTGGTGACCTGCGCCGTCGCGGAGGACGTGCCGGCGTCGCTGCGCGGCGCCCGCTACGACGTGACGATCGGGGCGGTGGACCGTGCCGGCTGA
- the gyrA gene encoding DNA gyrase subunit A — MTDTPEPPDGDETQDDAVGGVAQRVEPVGLEVEMQRSYLDYAMSVIVGRALPDVRDGLKPVHRKILYAMYDSGFRPDRGYVKCARVVGDVMGNYHPHGDSSIYDALVRMGQPWSLRYRLIDGNGNFGSPGNDPAAAMRYTEAKLSPLAMEMLRDIDEDTVDMQDNYDGRTKEPTILPARFPNLLVNGSEGIAVGMATKIPPHNLREVAAAVQWCLDNPEADEVTTLEALLEFVKGPDFPTYGLIVGQQAIQDAYRTGRGSIRMRAVVEVEEDARGRPCLVVTELPYQVNPDNLAERIAELVKEGKLTGIADIRDESSGRTGMRLILVLKRDAVAKVVLNNLYKHTQLQETFGANMLALVDGVPRTLNLAQFIRYYVEHQIEVIRRRTAYRLRKAEERAHILRGLAKALDMLDEVIALIRRSPTVEDSRQGLMQLLDVDEVQATAILDMQLRRLAALERQRIVDELAKIEIEIADLKDILAKPERQRAIVSDELGEIVQKYGDDRRTQIIPFDGEVSMEDLIAREDVVVTITRTGYAKRTKTDMYRSQKRGGKGVSGATLRQDDIVSHFFVISTHDWILFFTNKGRVYRAKAYELPEASRVAKGQHVANLLAFQPDEQIAQIIQIPNYGVAPYLVLATKNGLVKKTRLEEFDSNRSGGIIAINLREDDELVGAALAASEDDLLLVSKKAQAIRFNATDEALRPMGRATSGVIGMRFGDNDELLAMEVVREGMDVLVATNGGYAKRTPIEEYPVQGRGGKGVLTAKITERRGGLVGALVISPEDELFAITSNGGVIRTPVKPVRRTRDRNTMGVKLMDLPEGVTIVALARNADEPDEQD; from the coding sequence GTGACTGACACTCCCGAGCCCCCGGACGGCGACGAGACCCAGGACGATGCCGTAGGCGGTGTGGCCCAGCGCGTCGAGCCCGTCGGCCTCGAAGTCGAGATGCAGCGCTCGTACCTCGACTACGCCATGAGCGTGATCGTCGGCCGTGCGCTGCCCGACGTCCGCGACGGTCTCAAGCCCGTCCACCGCAAGATCTTGTATGCGATGTACGACTCCGGCTTCCGCCCGGACCGCGGCTACGTGAAGTGCGCGCGTGTCGTCGGCGACGTGATGGGCAACTACCACCCGCACGGCGACTCGTCGATCTACGACGCCCTGGTCCGGATGGGCCAGCCGTGGTCGCTGCGTTACCGGCTGATCGACGGCAACGGCAACTTCGGTTCACCGGGTAACGACCCGGCGGCCGCCATGCGGTACACCGAGGCGAAGCTGTCCCCGCTGGCGATGGAGATGCTGCGGGATATCGACGAGGACACCGTCGATATGCAGGACAACTACGACGGGCGTACCAAGGAGCCGACGATCCTGCCGGCTCGGTTCCCGAACCTGCTGGTAAACGGCTCCGAGGGCATCGCGGTGGGCATGGCCACCAAGATCCCGCCGCACAATCTGCGCGAGGTCGCGGCGGCCGTGCAGTGGTGCCTGGACAACCCGGAGGCCGACGAGGTCACGACGCTCGAGGCGCTGCTCGAGTTCGTCAAGGGTCCTGACTTCCCGACCTACGGCCTGATCGTCGGCCAGCAGGCGATCCAGGACGCATACCGCACCGGTCGTGGTTCGATCCGGATGCGTGCGGTCGTCGAGGTCGAGGAGGACGCACGTGGTCGTCCCTGCCTCGTGGTGACCGAGCTGCCGTACCAGGTGAACCCGGACAACCTGGCCGAGCGGATCGCGGAGCTGGTCAAGGAGGGCAAGCTCACCGGCATCGCCGACATCCGGGACGAGTCCTCCGGCCGTACCGGTATGCGGCTGATCCTGGTTCTCAAGCGCGACGCGGTGGCCAAGGTCGTGCTGAACAACCTCTACAAGCACACCCAGCTGCAGGAGACGTTCGGCGCCAACATGCTGGCGCTGGTCGACGGCGTGCCGCGCACGCTGAACCTGGCGCAGTTCATCAGGTACTACGTCGAGCACCAGATCGAGGTCATCCGCCGGCGGACCGCGTACCGCCTGCGCAAGGCCGAGGAGCGCGCGCACATCCTGCGCGGTCTGGCCAAGGCGCTCGACATGCTCGACGAGGTCATCGCCCTGATCCGGCGCTCGCCCACTGTGGAGGACTCCCGTCAGGGCCTGATGCAGCTGCTCGACGTGGACGAGGTGCAGGCCACCGCGATCCTCGACATGCAGCTGCGCCGCCTGGCCGCCCTGGAGCGGCAGCGGATCGTCGACGAGCTCGCGAAAATCGAGATCGAGATCGCCGACCTCAAGGACATCCTCGCGAAGCCGGAGCGGCAGCGGGCGATCGTGTCGGACGAGCTCGGCGAAATCGTTCAGAAGTACGGCGACGACCGGCGCACCCAGATCATCCCGTTCGACGGCGAGGTCTCCATGGAGGACCTCATCGCGCGCGAGGACGTTGTGGTGACGATCACACGTACCGGTTATGCAAAGCGCACGAAGACCGATATGTACCGTTCGCAGAAGCGCGGCGGCAAGGGTGTGAGCGGCGCGACGCTGCGCCAGGACGACATCGTCTCGCACTTCTTCGTGATCTCGACCCACGACTGGATCCTGTTCTTCACGAACAAGGGCCGCGTGTACAGGGCAAAGGCGTACGAGCTGCCCGAGGCGAGCCGGGTGGCGAAGGGTCAGCACGTCGCGAACCTGCTGGCGTTCCAGCCGGATGAGCAGATTGCCCAGATTATCCAGATTCCGAACTACGGGGTGGCACCGTACCTTGTGCTCGCCACTAAGAATGGTCTCGTGAAGAAGACCCGCCTGGAGGAATTTGACTCCAACCGCAGCGGTGGCATCATCGCCATCAACCTGCGGGAGGATGACGAATTGGTGGGCGCGGCGCTGGCTGCTTCCGAGGACGACCTGTTGCTGGTCTCCAAGAAGGCGCAGGCCATCCGCTTCAACGCGACCGATGAGGCCCTGCGGCCGATGGGCCGCGCGACCTCCGGTGTGATCGGCATGCGGTTCGGTGACAACGACGAGCTCCTCGCCATGGAAGTGGTGCGCGAGGGCATGGATGTGTTGGTCGCCACGAACGGTGGGTATGCGAAACGCACGCCGATCGAGGAGTATCCGGTACAGGGCCGTGGCGGCAAGGGTGTCCTGACCGCCAAGATCACGGAGCGTCGTGGTGGACTTGTCGGTGCTCTGGTGATCAGCCCGGAGGATGAACTGTTTGCCATCACCAGCAATGGTGGTGTCATCCGGACTCCCGTGAAGCCTGTACGGCGCACGAGGGATCGGAACACAATGGGGGTCAAGCTGATGGACCTCCCTGAAGGTGTAACCATCGTGGCGCTTGCTCGCAATGCCGACGAGCCTGACGAACAGGACTAG
- the gyrB gene encoding DNA topoisomerase (ATP-hydrolyzing) subunit B, whose translation MSEKKQEYGAESITVLEGLEAVRKRPGMYIGSTGERGLHHLVWEVVDNAIDEALAGYCDTIDVVLFADGGVSVTDNGRGFPVDLHPKLKKPGVEVALTVLHAGGKFDNQAYKVSGGLHGVGVSVVNALSTKMAVEIHKAGFVWRQKYDNSKPGPLDKGETTDKTGSTVQFWPDPDVFETVEFDFQTIYRRLQEMAFLNRGLTINFTDERPVSADENGEARKVTFMYAGGIADFVRHLNATKSPIHKSVIEFGAEDDAAGMGVEVAMQWNESYGESVYTFANRINTHEGGTHEEGFRAALTTIVNKYGIEKKFLKGDQKLSGEDIREGLAAIISVTLREPQFEGQTKTKLGNTDMKSFVQKVANEQLADWFDRNPADAKLIITKADQAARARIAAQQARKLARRKSLLESGSMPGKLADCQSTDPRETELFIVEGDSAGGSAKSGRESRIQAILPIRGKILNVEKARIDRVLKNNEVQALITAMGTGIHDEFDLTKLRYHKIILMADADVDGQHIQTLLLTLLFRFVRPLVEHGHVYLASPPLYKIKWNKRGDDAQYAYSDRERDGLIALRQQKKPNAKPDDIQRFKGLGEMNFQELWDTTMNPDTRTLRQVTLDDAAVADELFSVLMGEDVEARRSFIQRNAKDVRFLDI comes from the coding sequence GTGTCAGAGAAGAAGCAGGAGTACGGTGCCGAGTCGATCACCGTGCTCGAGGGCCTCGAGGCAGTCCGCAAACGTCCCGGTATGTACATCGGTTCCACCGGTGAGCGCGGTCTGCACCACCTGGTCTGGGAGGTCGTGGACAACGCCATCGACGAGGCGCTGGCCGGCTACTGCGACACCATCGATGTCGTCCTGTTCGCCGACGGCGGGGTCTCGGTCACCGACAACGGCCGTGGCTTCCCGGTCGACCTCCATCCGAAGCTGAAGAAGCCGGGTGTCGAGGTTGCGCTGACCGTGCTGCACGCGGGCGGCAAGTTCGACAACCAGGCCTACAAGGTCTCCGGTGGTCTGCACGGCGTCGGCGTCTCGGTGGTCAACGCGCTCTCCACGAAGATGGCCGTCGAGATCCACAAGGCCGGCTTCGTGTGGCGGCAGAAGTACGACAACTCCAAGCCCGGCCCGCTGGACAAGGGCGAGACGACCGACAAGACCGGTTCGACCGTGCAGTTCTGGCCGGACCCGGACGTCTTCGAGACCGTCGAGTTCGACTTCCAGACGATCTACCGCCGCCTCCAGGAGATGGCCTTCCTGAACCGCGGGCTGACCATCAACTTCACCGACGAGCGGCCGGTCTCGGCCGACGAGAACGGTGAGGCCCGCAAGGTCACCTTCATGTACGCGGGCGGCATCGCCGACTTCGTCCGGCACCTCAACGCCACGAAGAGCCCGATCCACAAGTCGGTGATCGAGTTCGGCGCCGAGGACGACGCCGCAGGCATGGGCGTCGAGGTCGCGATGCAGTGGAACGAGTCGTACGGCGAGTCGGTCTACACGTTCGCGAACCGGATCAACACGCACGAGGGCGGAACCCACGAGGAGGGCTTCCGCGCCGCGCTGACGACGATCGTCAACAAGTACGGCATCGAGAAGAAGTTCCTCAAGGGCGACCAGAAACTGTCCGGTGAGGACATCCGCGAGGGTCTCGCCGCGATCATCTCGGTGACTCTGCGGGAGCCGCAGTTCGAGGGCCAGACCAAGACGAAGCTCGGTAACACCGACATGAAGAGCTTCGTGCAGAAGGTCGCGAACGAGCAGCTCGCCGACTGGTTCGACCGCAACCCGGCGGACGCCAAGCTGATCATCACGAAGGCGGACCAGGCGGCTCGCGCCCGGATCGCCGCGCAGCAGGCGCGCAAGCTGGCCCGGCGCAAGTCGCTGCTGGAGTCCGGTTCGATGCCGGGCAAGCTGGCCGACTGCCAGTCCACCGACCCGCGCGAGACCGAGCTGTTCATCGTCGAGGGCGACTCGGCCGGCGGCTCGGCCAAGTCCGGCCGGGAGAGTCGCATCCAGGCGATCCTGCCGATCCGCGGCAAGATCCTGAACGTGGAGAAGGCCCGGATCGATCGGGTGCTGAAGAACAACGAGGTCCAGGCGCTGATCACGGCGATGGGCACCGGCATCCACGACGAGTTCGACCTCACGAAGCTGCGCTACCACAAGATCATCCTGATGGCCGACGCCGACGTCGACGGCCAGCACATCCAGACGCTGCTGCTCACGCTGCTGTTCCGATTCGTGCGGCCGCTGGTCGAGCATGGTCACGTCTACCTGGCCTCCCCGCCGCTCTACAAGATCAAATGGAACAAGCGGGGTGACGACGCGCAGTACGCGTACTCGGACCGCGAGCGGGACGGCCTGATCGCGCTGCGCCAGCAGAAGAAGCCGAACGCGAAGCCGGACGACATCCAGCGGTTCAAGGGTCTCGGCGAGATGAACTTCCAGGAACTCTGGGACACCACGATGAACCCCGACACCCGCACGCTGCGCCAGGTCACCCTGGACGACGCCGCGGTGGCGGACGAGTTGTTCAGCGTGCTGATGGGTGAGGACGTCGAGGCGCGGCGCTCGTTCATTCAACGCAACGCCAAGGACGTTCGCTTCCTGGACATCTGA
- a CDS encoding DLW-39 family protein, with product MLKKLLIVAGVAGAAYLVVKKVKESSDERALWHEATTSPDLR from the coding sequence GTGCTGAAGAAGCTTCTGATCGTGGCCGGCGTTGCTGGGGCGGCTTACCTGGTCGTCAAGAAGGTCAAGGAGTCCAGCGACGAGCGCGCTCTCTGGCACGAGGCCACCACTTCGCCTGATCTTCGCTAG